In Deinococcus sp. HSC-46F16, the following are encoded in one genomic region:
- a CDS encoding PleD family two-component system response regulator, translated as MAGMAYTILVADDEPAIRTMLEVILSADGHEIVAVPDGRAALDYLRDHTPDALLLDVTMPQMDGFEVCSRVKQVRRLKGAPVLLLTALDDDRTRDQARLVGADDLVYKPLSGKNLRSRVKQLIEARRA; from the coding sequence ATGGCGGGCATGGCGTACACCATCCTCGTCGCGGACGACGAACCGGCGATCCGGACCATGCTGGAGGTCATTCTGTCGGCGGACGGGCACGAGATCGTGGCGGTGCCGGACGGCCGGGCGGCGCTGGACTACCTGCGCGACCACACGCCCGACGCGCTGCTGCTGGACGTGACCATGCCCCAGATGGACGGCTTCGAGGTCTGCTCGCGGGTCAAGCAGGTGCGGAGATTGAAGGGTGCCCCCGTGCTGCTGCTGACGGCACTGGACGACGACCGGACCCGCGACCAGGCGCGGCTGGTGGGGGCCGACGACCTGGTGTACAAGCCCCTGAGCGGCAAGAATCTGCGCAGCCGCGTGAAGCAACTGATCGAGGCGCGGCGGGCGTGA